A section of the Clostridium felsineum DSM 794 genome encodes:
- a CDS encoding YitT family protein, which translates to MKKFKEYFYITLGFLIVAASVRFFFEPNNIAGGGVTGFAIVINKFFGSLSVGLITFVLNAILFAVAMIFIDGNFGIKTLYSSFGLSISLWIMDKYIVCEPITKNLLLATLFGTLISGVGMGICFNQNASTGGTDILAKMMNKFLHMDIGKSLLLVDFVITLFAGFALGADIGMYSLLSVIISGFVIDSVIEGLNICKKVMIISDKNKVISDFIIKELERGCTIVDGKGGYTGKDTYILYTVLNRKEFIKLRIFIKETDPNAFITISDAKEVLGEGFKEI; encoded by the coding sequence ATGAAAAAGTTTAAAGAATATTTTTATATAACATTAGGTTTCTTAATAGTAGCTGCTTCAGTTAGATTCTTTTTTGAACCCAATAATATAGCAGGAGGAGGGGTGACTGGTTTTGCAATAGTTATAAATAAGTTTTTTGGGTCACTTTCTGTAGGATTAATTACTTTTGTATTGAACGCTATTTTATTTGCAGTTGCAATGATATTTATAGATGGGAACTTTGGAATTAAAACTTTATATTCTAGTTTTGGACTCTCTATTTCTTTATGGATTATGGATAAATATATAGTGTGCGAGCCCATAACTAAAAACTTATTATTAGCTACTTTATTTGGAACACTTATATCAGGCGTTGGTATGGGAATTTGCTTTAACCAAAATGCATCTACAGGTGGAACTGACATACTTGCTAAGATGATGAATAAATTTTTACATATGGATATAGGAAAATCACTTCTCTTAGTGGATTTTGTAATAACGCTTTTTGCTGGATTTGCATTAGGAGCAGATATTGGTATGTATTCACTACTTTCAGTTATAATAAGTGGTTTTGTTATAGATAGTGTTATAGAAGGCTTGAATATATGTAAAAAGGTAATGATTATAAGCGATAAAAACAAGGTTATAAGTGATTTTATAATAAAGGAATTAGAAAGAGGATGTACTATTGTAGATGGTAAAGGTGGTTACACAGGAAAAGATACTTATATATTGTATACAGTACTTAATAGAAAAGAATTTATAAAGCTTAGAATTTTTATAAAGGAAACTGATCCAAATGCATTTATAACAATAAGTGATGCAAAGGAAGTTCTTGGGGAAGGCTTTAAAGAAATTTAG
- the thiE gene encoding thiamine phosphate synthase gives MKKVDYRLYLVTDRKVLKDKDLYKAVEEAIEGGVTLVQLREKEMDTLDFYKSALKVKSITDTFDVPLIINDRIDIALAVNADGVHIGQSDMPLIKARELLGKDKIIGVSAHSIEEAVEAEKNGATYLGVGAIFNTSTKSDAKAVSLEKLQQIKKSVKIPMVGIGGIDEENAREVILAGVDGISVVSAILGAKDIKKKSELMFKIVNLK, from the coding sequence ATGAAAAAGGTGGATTATAGGTTATACCTTGTTACAGACAGAAAAGTATTAAAGGACAAAGATCTCTACAAAGCAGTAGAAGAAGCAATAGAAGGGGGCGTTACATTAGTTCAATTAAGAGAGAAAGAAATGGATACTCTCGACTTTTATAAGTCAGCTCTTAAAGTGAAAAGTATCACAGATACTTTTGATGTACCACTGATAATAAATGATAGAATCGATATAGCACTTGCGGTAAATGCAGATGGTGTACATATAGGACAAAGTGATATGCCGCTCATAAAAGCACGTGAATTGTTAGGAAAAGATAAGATAATAGGAGTTTCGGCTCACAGTATAGAGGAAGCAGTAGAGGCAGAAAAAAATGGAGCAACTTACTTAGGAGTTGGAGCTATTTTTAATACCTCTACTAAAAGTGATGCTAAAGCTGTTAGTCTTGAAAAACTCCAACAAATAAAGAAGAGCGTTAAAATACCTATGGTTGGTATAGGTGGAATAGATGAAGAAAATGCAAGAGAAGTTATTCTGGCAGGAGTAGACGGAATAAGTGTTGTATCGGCTATACTTGGAGCAAAAGATATAAAGAAAAAGTCCGAGCTTATGTTTAAGATAGTAAATTTGAAATAA
- a CDS encoding type II toxin-antitoxin system PemK/MazF family toxin produces MTIVVKRGDIFYADLSPVVGSEQGGIRPVIIIQNDMGNKYSPTVIVAAITSQINKAKLPTHVEISSEDYGLNKDSVVLLEQIRTLDKRRLKEKIGHMTDMDMKKVDEALLISIGLQSMFESV; encoded by the coding sequence ATGACAATAGTGGTGAAACGAGGAGATATATTCTATGCTGATTTGAGTCCAGTAGTTGGCTCTGAACAAGGAGGAATACGACCTGTCATAATTATTCAAAATGACATGGGTAACAAGTACAGTCCTACGGTGATTGTTGCGGCAATAACATCGCAGATAAATAAAGCAAAGCTTCCAACGCATGTGGAAATTTCTTCAGAAGATTATGGTTTAAACAAAGATTCTGTTGTTTTGCTTGAACAGATAAGAACTTTAGATAAAAGAAGACTTAAAGAGAAAATAGGTCATATGACGGATATGGATATGAAAAAAGTGGATGAAGCACTTTTGATTAGTATAGGTCTTCAAAGTATGTTTGAAAGTGTATAG
- a CDS encoding CopG family ribbon-helix-helix protein, whose product MSSSKRLVVSLSEKLYDEFDKALKEDCKKRSEFIREAIILYIEERKKLQQIELIKSGYSEMAEINMEICECGFSSDLEDLNQYEVMLSESDLLDDNSGETRRYILC is encoded by the coding sequence ATGTCAAGTTCAAAGAGATTAGTGGTTAGCCTCTCAGAAAAACTGTATGACGAGTTTGATAAGGCACTTAAGGAAGATTGTAAAAAAAGAAGTGAATTTATTAGGGAAGCTATAATATTATATATAGAGGAGAGAAAAAAACTTCAACAAATAGAATTAATAAAAAGTGGATATAGTGAAATGGCTGAAATAAATATGGAAATTTGTGAATGTGGTTTTTCCTCTGATTTAGAAGATTTGAATCAATATGAAGTTATGCTATCGGAGAGTGATTTGCTTGATGACAATAGTGGTGAAACGAGGAGATATATTCTATGCTGA
- the alr gene encoding alanine racemase yields MFRHIRPVWAEIDLDNIAYNMQQIRKCSKSDEIIAVVKADAYGHGAVDVAPILLKNGANRFAVAVASEAVELRKSGIECPIMILGYTPLSLVDSIEKYHIEQTVFSYEYAKELSRMAKKNNVTIRIHIALDTGMGRIGFIPSEENVEEVCKISKLPNIKIEGMFSHFSTSDEENKDYTYAQLKKFEWFYDELKKKDIEINVRHIGNSAAIMELPETHFEATRPGIILYGYYPSNEVDKSNLHLKPIMTLKTNVVHIKKMMPGQYVSYGRKFKCERECVIATLPVGYADGYTRMLSGKAKVIINGKYAPVVGRICMDQCMIDITDISGVKVGDEVIIMGERDGKKFTADDIAEIIGTINYEVICMIGKRVPRVYIENGEVVKIRNYV; encoded by the coding sequence ATGTTTAGACATATAAGACCTGTATGGGCTGAAATAGATTTAGATAATATTGCATATAACATGCAGCAAATTAGAAAGTGTTCAAAAAGTGATGAAATAATAGCTGTGGTTAAAGCTGATGCTTATGGACATGGAGCAGTTGATGTAGCACCTATTCTTTTGAAAAATGGGGCAAATCGTTTTGCGGTTGCTGTTGCAAGTGAAGCTGTTGAGCTTAGAAAGTCAGGAATTGAATGTCCAATAATGATTTTGGGATACACACCACTAAGTTTAGTGGACAGCATTGAAAAATATCATATAGAGCAAACTGTTTTTTCATATGAGTATGCCAAGGAATTATCTAGAATGGCTAAGAAAAATAATGTAACCATTAGAATTCATATAGCCTTAGATACAGGAATGGGCAGGATAGGATTTATACCTAGTGAAGAAAATGTAGAAGAAGTTTGTAAAATCAGTAAGCTTCCAAACATAAAAATAGAAGGAATGTTTTCGCATTTTTCTACATCAGATGAGGAGAACAAAGATTACACATACGCTCAACTTAAAAAGTTTGAATGGTTTTATGATGAATTAAAGAAAAAAGATATAGAAATAAATGTGAGACATATAGGGAACAGCGCGGCAATAATGGAATTGCCAGAAACTCATTTTGAAGCAACAAGGCCTGGGATTATACTATATGGATATTATCCATCAAATGAAGTTGACAAAAGTAACCTTCATTTAAAACCAATTATGACACTTAAGACCAATGTGGTTCATATAAAAAAAATGATGCCTGGACAGTACGTTAGTTATGGTAGAAAGTTTAAATGTGAAAGAGAGTGTGTTATAGCTACACTTCCTGTTGGGTATGCAGATGGTTATACAAGAATGCTTTCAGGCAAGGCCAAGGTAATAATAAATGGTAAGTATGCTCCAGTTGTTGGAAGGATATGTATGGATCAATGTATGATTGATATTACTGATATTTCAGGAGTTAAAGTTGGAGATGAAGTTATAATCATGGGCGAAAGAGATGGAAAAAAGTTTACAGCTGATGATATTGCTGAAATTATAGGAACAATAAATTACGAAGTTATTTGCATGATTGGTAAGCGTGTACCACGAGTTTATATAGAGAACGGAGAAGTTGTAAAAATAAGAAACTATGTGTAG
- a CDS encoding germination lipoprotein GerS-related protein, giving the protein MKKSKKVFIPIGVVVFVMLVLGSVMIYYFINREHEKDVVEYLKDLKSYSCSISMEVKNEKQHIEYNGKQMYRLKSGYRMELNDKKRIMIYKENMVYVQDVENNKTYTLPLKFDDVYNLSFICEYIGMLYTNENIKYSIKSIGGIQYALIKITIPSQNNNMSYGVLYVDLKNKFPTQLKVYDVNNEERLNIEYRDFQPNVNLEDKLFEPVSM; this is encoded by the coding sequence ATGAAGAAAAGTAAAAAAGTATTCATACCTATAGGTGTTGTTGTTTTTGTAATGTTAGTTTTAGGGAGTGTTATGATTTACTACTTTATAAACAGGGAACATGAAAAAGATGTAGTTGAATACTTAAAAGACTTAAAAAGCTATAGTTGCAGTATAAGCATGGAAGTTAAAAATGAAAAGCAGCACATTGAGTATAATGGAAAACAAATGTATAGACTTAAATCAGGATATAGAATGGAATTAAATGACAAAAAAAGGATTATGATATACAAAGAGAATATGGTTTATGTTCAAGATGTAGAAAATAATAAAACATATACACTTCCATTAAAATTTGATGATGTGTACAATTTAAGCTTCATATGTGAATATATTGGTATGCTTTATACCAATGAAAATATAAAATATTCTATAAAGAGTATAGGTGGAATTCAATACGCTTTAATTAAAATAACTATACCATCTCAGAATAATAATATGAGCTATGGTGTGCTCTATGTAGATTTGAAGAATAAATTTCCAACACAGCTTAAAGTATATGATGTAAACAATGAAGAAAGGCTAAATATAGAATATAGAGATTTTCAGCCTAATGTTAATCTGGAAGATAAATTATTTGAGCCAGTTAGTATGTAA
- a CDS encoding NAD(P)H-hydrate dehydratase, which produces MRIGNSKVMNYIDQFCTINLGIPGTILMENAALKVVKNVEEKYKNIVIVCGVGNNGGDGMACARHFKAMEKNIEVFCIGNMEKMSKDCKFNYDILINMGIKVQNITDDEYITKFEEKIKNADLILDCIFGTGLNREVKGIYSVVISIINENANYIMSVDVPTGLNSDNGFVMGNAIKANKTISFVMQKKGFFNYKNEVYTGEVIIENIGVPEFVIEKFHEYMYIVDENMITNSILKRDKYAHKGDFGKVCIFAGSKGYSGAAYIATEAAVRCGSGLTTLCTANELQEVLSSKLVEAMTVNFEEKERVQKLISSCNAIGVGPGMGNSKETFEIVKEIISKASCPVVLDADAINVLKDKIGILKLKKNKIILTPHPGEMSRISGISVEKIEENRIDVAKKFAFDHNIILVLKGYNTIITDGKSVFINSTGSSYMASGGMGDCLTGIIVSLVGQGYAPIIAAVIGSFIHGYCGDNLSHKMENVTASDVLHEIPYAIKKLVIKKTNYEY; this is translated from the coding sequence ATGAGAATAGGTAATTCAAAAGTTATGAACTATATAGATCAATTTTGTACAATCAATTTAGGAATACCAGGAACTATTCTTATGGAGAATGCTGCATTAAAAGTAGTCAAAAATGTTGAAGAAAAATACAAAAATATAGTTATAGTATGTGGAGTTGGTAATAATGGCGGAGATGGAATGGCATGTGCAAGGCACTTTAAAGCTATGGAAAAAAATATAGAGGTATTTTGTATAGGTAATATGGAAAAAATGAGTAAGGACTGTAAATTTAACTATGATATTCTCATAAATATGGGGATAAAGGTTCAAAATATTACAGATGATGAATATATAACAAAGTTTGAGGAAAAAATAAAAAATGCAGATTTAATTTTAGATTGTATATTTGGTACGGGACTTAACAGAGAAGTTAAAGGAATATACAGTGTAGTAATTTCAATTATTAATGAAAATGCAAATTATATTATGTCAGTTGATGTACCAACAGGACTTAATAGTGACAACGGCTTTGTAATGGGAAATGCAATTAAGGCAAATAAAACTATTTCATTTGTAATGCAAAAAAAAGGTTTTTTCAATTATAAAAATGAGGTTTACACAGGTGAAGTTATAATAGAAAATATAGGTGTTCCTGAATTTGTCATAGAGAAATTTCATGAGTATATGTACATAGTAGATGAAAATATGATAACTAATAGTATTCTTAAAAGAGATAAGTATGCTCATAAAGGTGACTTTGGTAAAGTATGCATATTTGCAGGATCTAAAGGGTATTCAGGAGCGGCATATATAGCAACAGAGGCCGCTGTAAGGTGCGGGTCTGGATTAACTACATTGTGTACAGCAAATGAACTTCAAGAGGTATTAAGTAGTAAGCTTGTAGAAGCCATGACTGTAAACTTTGAGGAAAAAGAAAGGGTACAAAAGCTTATTAGCTCATGTAATGCTATAGGAGTAGGTCCAGGAATGGGAAACAGTAAAGAAACTTTTGAAATAGTTAAGGAGATTATATCAAAAGCATCTTGTCCTGTAGTACTTGATGCAGATGCTATAAATGTACTTAAAGATAAAATAGGGATATTGAAGTTGAAAAAAAATAAAATAATACTTACACCTCATCCAGGTGAAATGTCTAGAATTTCAGGTATTTCAGTTGAAAAAATTGAAGAAAATAGAATAGATGTTGCAAAAAAATTTGCATTTGACCATAACATTATATTAGTACTCAAAGGATATAATACTATAATAACAGACGGAAAAAGTGTCTTCATAAATTCAACAGGTAGCAGTTATATGGCATCAGGGGGAATGGGAGATTGTTTAACAGGAATAATAGTTTCATTAGTTGGTCAAGGATATGCTCCTATTATAGCAGCAGTAATCGGAAGCTTCATTCATGGATATTGTGGAGATAATCTATCTCATAAAATGGAAAATGTAACGGCTTCTGATGTGCTTCATGAAATTCCATATGCAATAAAAAAATTAGTTATAAAAAAAACTAATTATGAATATTAA
- the acpS gene encoding holo-ACP synthase, producing the protein MIKGVGVDIIEIERIKRAIDRNNNFIEKLFSDKEKEYITDKKIMAQYIAGRFSAKEAVSKALGTGFRGFGFKDIEIHKDKLGKPIVILNGRAKAIAEDIGDYQIELSISHDRDKAIAYAVMEVI; encoded by the coding sequence ATGATCAAGGGTGTAGGTGTTGATATTATTGAAATAGAAAGAATAAAGCGAGCTATAGATAGAAATAACAATTTTATTGAAAAACTATTTAGCGATAAAGAAAAAGAATATATAACGGACAAAAAAATAATGGCACAATACATAGCAGGAAGATTTTCAGCAAAAGAAGCGGTATCAAAGGCTCTAGGAACTGGATTTAGAGGATTTGGTTTTAAAGATATAGAAATTCATAAGGATAAATTAGGAAAACCAATAGTTATCTTAAATGGAAGAGCAAAAGCTATAGCTGAAGATATTGGAGATTATCAAATTGAATTAAGTATTTCTCATGATAGAGATAAGGCTATAGCTTATGCTGTTATGGAGGTGATTTGA
- a CDS encoding DUF6514 family protein, translating to MEVVEILKKKVEMPDKVYEYEYRLIRGEFIVYHECENIKIQSYGIEVERKDVEDNKVINIERDNIKNISNNKDKVHKLMEILYNNIVSPIHFIEVLGLQVDECVSDFDIIR from the coding sequence ATGGAAGTAGTTGAAATTTTGAAGAAAAAAGTTGAGATGCCAGATAAAGTTTATGAATACGAGTACAGGCTTATAAGAGGTGAATTCATAGTATATCATGAATGTGAAAATATAAAGATACAATCTTACGGTATAGAGGTTGAGAGAAAAGATGTTGAGGATAATAAGGTTATTAATATTGAGAGAGATAATATAAAAAATATTAGTAACAACAAAGATAAAGTACATAAACTCATGGAGATTTTATACAATAATATAGTTTCACCAATACATTTCATAGAGGTTTTGGGGTTACAAGTTGATGAATGTGTAAGTGATTTTGATATTATTAGATAG
- a CDS encoding TM1266 family iron-only hydrogenase system putative regulator: MDKRIAVVGIILDDINMAQEVNKILHIHSSIIVGRMGLPYRERGISVISLIVDGSMDDLSALTGQLGKIPGVSVKSAVSKKT, translated from the coding sequence ATGGATAAAAGAATTGCTGTTGTAGGTATAATTTTAGATGATATAAATATGGCTCAGGAAGTAAATAAGATACTTCATATTCACAGCTCAATAATTGTTGGTAGAATGGGCCTTCCCTATAGAGAAAGAGGCATATCTGTTATATCTCTTATTGTTGATGGCTCTATGGATGATTTAAGTGCTCTTACTGGTCAGCTTGGTAAAATACCTGGAGTAAGTGTGAAATCAGCCGTTTCTAAAAAAACTTAA
- a CDS encoding YihY/virulence factor BrkB family protein encodes MVKKWLKIKKCSSIFIKKLIDDGIFALSSQLAYSLIFAFFPFLIFLMTLVGFSSIKSSDVLEAMRKVVPYQVYGLIKNTVREVVDTKNGGLLSFSLITSIWSCISGFNAVIRGINNSYKYNERRSFWKVQLISILFTFGLIITIFFVMLLIVFGDINEAIIIKRFGISEFFGLKIWDFAKYVILAFGMIFAFAALYRYTPSKKHKWKMVMPGAITSTVGWIISSIGFTFYVNNFGNYSKIYGSIGTVIVLMTWLFMISFITICGGEINAIYFKLKNLNKLAKL; translated from the coding sequence ATGGTTAAAAAATGGTTGAAAATAAAGAAATGCAGTTCTATTTTTATAAAAAAGCTTATTGATGATGGTATATTTGCATTATCATCTCAACTTGCGTATAGTCTAATATTTGCCTTTTTTCCATTCCTAATATTTCTTATGACTCTTGTTGGTTTTAGTAGTATTAAAAGCAGCGATGTACTAGAAGCTATGAGAAAAGTTGTACCATACCAAGTTTATGGACTTATAAAAAATACTGTAAGAGAAGTTGTAGATACCAAAAATGGTGGACTTCTTTCCTTTAGTTTAATAACAAGTATTTGGTCTTGTATTTCTGGATTCAATGCAGTAATAAGAGGAATAAATAATTCTTATAAATATAATGAAAGAAGAAGCTTTTGGAAAGTACAACTTATATCAATATTATTTACTTTTGGTCTTATAATAACTATATTTTTTGTTATGCTTTTAATTGTATTTGGAGATATAAATGAGGCAATAATAATTAAAAGATTCGGTATTTCTGAATTTTTTGGTCTTAAAATTTGGGATTTTGCAAAATATGTAATTTTAGCATTTGGAATGATCTTTGCTTTTGCAGCATTGTATAGATATACCCCTTCAAAAAAACATAAATGGAAAATGGTAATGCCAGGTGCAATAACAAGTACTGTAGGTTGGATAATATCATCTATAGGTTTTACATTTTATGTTAATAACTTTGGTAATTACTCTAAAATATATGGAAGTATAGGTACGGTTATAGTTTTGATGACCTGGCTTTTCATGATATCATTTATAACGATTTGCGGAGGAGAAATAAATGCGATTTATTTTAAATTGAAAAATCTTAACAAATTAGCAAAGTTATAA